Proteins encoded in a region of the Triticum dicoccoides isolate Atlit2015 ecotype Zavitan chromosome 3A, WEW_v2.0, whole genome shotgun sequence genome:
- the LOC119271230 gene encoding non-classical arabinogalactan protein 30-like gives MAAYLPLAVLVALLAATGASAHGYSQTPSPTPAPAAKCDKVMLKVEGMVYCQSCTHRNSWCLDGATPLPGAKVTVTCRDAKNRVMASRTPVADGKGYFLAEFDVAEKADYYKGDPAKACFVRLLASPDRKCDDLTNVNYGIEGAPLRHEGKRWSGQGYENVVCAAGPLSFKPDTCAPRGHY, from the coding sequence ATGGCGGCCTACCTCCCCCTCGCCGTCCTCGTGGCCCTCCTCGCCGCCACCGGCGCCAGCGCCCACGGCTACAGCCAGACCCCCTCGCCGACGCCTGCACCGGCTGCCAAGTGCGACAAGGTGATGCTCAAGGTGGAGGGCATGGTGTACTGCCAGAGCTGCACGCACCGGAACTCATGGTGCCTCGACGGCGCGACGCCGCTGCCGGGGGCGAAGGTGACGGTCACCTGCCGCGACGCCAAGAACCGCGTCATGGCCTCGCGGACGCCCGTGGCCGACGGCAAGGGCTACTTCCTCGCCGAGTTCGACGTCGCCGAGAAGGCCGACTACTATAAGGGGGACCCCGCCAAGGCCTGCTTCGTGCGCCTGCTCGCGTCGCCGGACCGCAAGTGCGACGACCTCACCAACGTCAACTACGGCATCGAGGGCGCGCCGCTCCGCCACGAGGGCAAGCGGTGGTCCGGCCAGGGGTACGAGAACGTCGTGTGCGCCGCCGGCCCGCTCTCCTTCAAGCCGGACACCTGCGCGCCCAGGGGCCACTACTGA